A window of Streptomyces sp. DG1A-41 contains these coding sequences:
- a CDS encoding STAS domain-containing protein: MTPPVLVLPGPVARDEVSGLSDDVRALLQAGRARVVVCDVGGLGPPGLAAVDLLARLQLAARRAGGRIRLRDPDPALRALLDLVGLRFEVEGQVEEGEPALGVEEAVEPGDPAV, from the coding sequence ATGACACCGCCCGTGCTCGTGCTCCCCGGCCCCGTCGCCCGGGACGAGGTGAGCGGACTGAGCGACGACGTGAGGGCACTGCTGCAAGCCGGCCGTGCCCGGGTCGTGGTGTGCGATGTCGGAGGCCTCGGGCCGCCGGGGCTCGCCGCCGTCGACCTGCTCGCACGCCTCCAGCTCGCCGCCCGCAGGGCCGGGGGCCGGATACGACTGCGCGACCCCGACCCGGCCCTACGCGCCCTTCTCGACCTGGTCGGGCTCCGCTTCGAGGTGGAGGGGCAGGTCGAAGAGGGGGAACCAGCGCTGGGTGTCGAGGAAGCAGTGGAACCCGGTGATCCGGCCGTCTGA